TCTCTGAAACAGGAAGGCAGAAAGATCAAAATTCTTGACATTGCCGGCGGAACAGGAAATTATTTATTCGATATCAAAGAAAAATATCCCGATGCTGAAATCGTGATCAATGAATTTGTAAAAAGCAATATTGAGATCGGTGAAAAAGTAATTCGTGAAAAAAACTATCAGAACATCCGTTTTACCAATTTTGACTGCTTTGATCCTGAAACGTATCACCAACTGGATTTTGAACCGAATATCACCATTATTTCCGGGATCCTAGAACTTTTTGGTGATAATGAAGCAGCTTCCAGAGCAATCCGTGGAGCGGTTTCCATTTCTGAAAAGAATTCTTTTGTTGTTTACACGGGACAGCCGTGGCATCCGCAGCTGAAAATGATTGCTTATGTTCTGAACAATCATCAGAATAAAGACTGGATCATGAGAAGGCGTTCGCAGAAGGAACTCGACAGAGTTATGGTTTACAATGGAGTACGGAAAGAGAATATGCTGATTGATGATTTTGGAATCTTTACGGTTTCCTCCGGTAAAGTTAATTTTTGAATCTTTGCAGAGCCATTGATCAATGAAAATATTCCTGAATTTAATAACTTGAACAGCCCTGGATTTCTCAGATGACACAGATTTTTGCGGGTATTTTTTTAATACAAAACCATAGAGATCCTCTTTATTTTTTTAACAAGAAACATCTGAGAAATTTGTGAGATCTGTGAGAGCCATCAATACGATTTGAATACCATTAAATTGAGTAATACCTCCAAATAAAAAAGGTTTTCCAGTTATCTGAAAAACCTTTTTATTAATAAGTTGTATGAATTACTGTTTCACCAGCTCAAAATATACGTTTACGTCTACATCTTTGGCAACACCTGCTCCTGTAGGATCATATTTGATGTCATAGTCAAGACGGTTAATGGTAAATTTAGACTGGATTCCCATCACTTCTTTTCCTTTCTGGTTTTTGGTGATCCCTCCCAATGTTACCGGAACACTGATATCTTTTATCACTTCTTTAATTCTTAGTTTTCCTTTTAAAATATACCCGTTTTTATCCTTGGTAATAGACGAGCTGAAGAATGTTATTTCCGGGTACATTTCACCATCAAAAAAATCTTTGCTCTTAAGGTGGGTATCTCTCATTTCCACACCGGTATTAATGGAATTCACCTCTACCGCAAAATTGAAAGAGGCGTTATCCAGGTTGGCTCCCTCTGTGGTTATTTTTCCACTAAATTTATCAAAACGTCCCTGCACAAAACTGATTCCCATATGCTTGATATTGAAATTAACAGAAGAGTGCATTGGGTCCACTACCCATCCGTTCTGGGCAAATCCCACAATGCTTAACAACGTAAATACGAAGGATAAAAATACTTTTTTCATTATAATTATAATTTTACATTAATTTTATTGAGTAAAGATAAGATATAATAGAAATCTTCTGCTTGATCTATGTTATTTTTTAATTTTTGTTGAATTTATTTTAGAAAAAACAAAATCAAAAAGAAGGATGACAAGAAATACAATGATTGAATTCACATACAACAGCAGGTCAATAAGACTATCATCAGTATGTTGAGTAAAATAGGCCAATGGATTTACCTGAGACCACAACAGCATCACCAGATAAAGAATTTCAAACAGAACAGCCACTTTCCAAATGGCATCGTAGCTTCTTTTAAAGATCAGGATGGTTGCAAAGCTTATTCCACTGATGATGAGGCCTCCTACAAATACGGCAAAACCGTGTAACGTGTGACTTGAAGGCGGCATTCCTATCAGCTTCACCGATTCCCCAACCAGCCCTGTGTTCAGAAAGGTTATAATTCCTAAAATAAGAATGCTTTTCAGTAAGATATTTTTCATTGCTGAAAATTAATTAAAATTTCAAAATCAAAATTCATTTTCTTTAACTTCGCAGTATGGCAAAACTGAAAACAGCATATTTCTGTCAAAACTGCGGAACCCAATATTCCCAATGGATGGGGCAGTGTAAAAACTGCGGGCAATGGAATACCCTGGTGGAAGAAGTCGTTGAAAAAACGTCATCTAAAACTCCACCTTTCTCAAAATCAAAACAACACGTCATCAACATCATTGAGGTTGAAACCAGTGAAGAACCGAGAATAAAAACCCCCTCCGAGGAACTGAACCGTGTTCTGGGCGGCGGAATTGTCTTAGGTTCAGTAACTCTGATCGGAGGTGAACCGGGAATCGGTAAATCTACGCTTCTTCTGCAGCTGGCTTTGAAAATGAAGAAGAAAATTTTCTATGTTTCGGGAGAGGAAAGTGCTTCCCAGATCAAAATGAGAGCAGACAGGTTAACGGATCTTCAGAACCCGAACTGTTTTCTTTTTACAGAAACATCCCTTGAAAAGATTCTTCACGAAGCTAAAAAGCTGGAGCCGGATTTTATGATTATTGACTCTATTCAAACTCTTCAGTCTCAATTAATAGAAAGTTCGCCGGGCACTGTTTCCCAGATCCGGGAATGCTCCAATGAGATCATTAAGTTTGCGAAGGAAAACAATACTCCCGTTTTCCTGGTAGGCCATATCACCAAAGACGGTCAGATTGCCGGGCCAAAAGTACTGGAGCATATGGTAGATGTTGTTTTGAATTTCGATGGTGACAGAAACCATCTTTTCAGACTGCTGAGAGCCAATAAAAACCGTTTTGGGTCTACTGCTGAAATCGGAATTTATGAAATGGTTTCCCAGGGATTGAA
This region of Chryseobacterium vaccae genomic DNA includes:
- a CDS encoding YceI family protein, producing MKKVFLSFVFTLLSIVGFAQNGWVVDPMHSSVNFNIKHMGISFVQGRFDKFSGKITTEGANLDNASFNFAVEVNSINTGVEMRDTHLKSKDFFDGEMYPEITFFSSSITKDKNGYILKGKLRIKEVIKDISVPVTLGGITKNQKGKEVMGIQSKFTINRLDYDIKYDPTGAGVAKDVDVNVYFELVKQ
- the radA gene encoding DNA repair protein RadA, with the protein product MAKLKTAYFCQNCGTQYSQWMGQCKNCGQWNTLVEEVVEKTSSKTPPFSKSKQHVINIIEVETSEEPRIKTPSEELNRVLGGGIVLGSVTLIGGEPGIGKSTLLLQLALKMKKKIFYVSGEESASQIKMRADRLTDLQNPNCFLFTETSLEKILHEAKKLEPDFMIIDSIQTLQSQLIESSPGTVSQIRECSNEIIKFAKENNTPVFLVGHITKDGQIAGPKVLEHMVDVVLNFDGDRNHLFRLLRANKNRFGSTAEIGIYEMVSQGLKEIKNPSEILITKKFEELSGNSVAVTLEGNRPMLLEIQALVSTAVYGTPQRSSTGFDAKRLNMLLAVLEKRAGFQLGAKDVFLNITGGIKTDDPALDLAVVASILSSNEDIAISEHYCFAGEIGLSGEIRPIAQAEQRITEAEKLGYEKIFVSNLNKIPKRKFGIKIEEVSKIEDFHERLF